A single Streptomyces mirabilis DNA region contains:
- a CDS encoding glycoside hydrolase family 3 protein: protein MAGTRTPAEEAREAVVEAALGKLDLDTKTRLLAGQDMWSLPALPEIGLKSLVMSDGPIGVRGVHWTADDPSIALPSPTALAATWDPALARRAGTLLAQEARRKQVHVLLAPTVNLHRSPLGGRHFEAYSEDPYLTGEIGSGYVQGVQSGGVGTTVKHFVANDAETDRFTVNNLLSERALRELYLAPFEAIVANAHPWGIMTAYNTVNGTTMTEHHHLVNEILRGEWGFDGFNVSDWTAARDTVGAIEGGLDVAMPGPRTVYGEALAAAVRAGEVEEAKVDDAVRNVLRLAARVGLLEGAEPVVTEPPQAVDGEALAREIARRSFVLVRNQGALPLGEGHGEGHKVALIGAAARDARVLGGGSATVFPSRVVPPLDGLTAALPEGSLTYAVGADPNEELAVADKGFTLRAVCRDRAGTVIGTGSAPNGQIQWTGDDLPEGVTHATLHSVELTGTFTPRESGIHTLGIKGVGAFTLTVDGTVHFDDIQRSTKDDPFEAFFGAPVERAQVDLVAGETYEVALRHVIVVPEGTPLKVVGFALAHQDPRRDPDELIAEAVEAARAADTAVVVVATTDRVESEGFDRKDLRLPGRQDELVHAVAAANPNTVVVVNAGSPVELPWREEVAAVLLSWFPGQEGGAALADVLTGAHEPGGRLPTTWGSLTAAPVTQVVPADGELPYTEGVFIGYRAWEKEGRTPSYAFGHGLGYTDWTYESIELDGGDGGAGSGSGTTATVRVRNSGARPGREVVQVYLAPVEADAERPARWLAAFAGVEAGPGESVDVGLVLPRRAFEVWDESTGAWVFVKGSYEVAAGRSISDRRVSATINV, encoded by the coding sequence ATGGCGGGAACGCGCACACCGGCCGAGGAGGCCCGCGAGGCGGTCGTCGAGGCGGCCCTCGGCAAGCTCGACCTGGACACGAAGACGAGGCTGCTCGCCGGGCAGGACATGTGGTCGCTGCCCGCGCTGCCCGAGATCGGCCTCAAGTCCCTCGTCATGTCCGACGGCCCGATCGGCGTACGCGGTGTCCACTGGACCGCCGACGACCCGTCGATCGCGCTCCCCTCGCCGACCGCGCTCGCCGCCACCTGGGACCCGGCCCTCGCCCGCCGGGCCGGCACCCTGCTCGCCCAGGAGGCCCGCCGCAAGCAGGTCCACGTCCTGCTCGCGCCCACCGTCAACCTGCACCGCTCCCCGCTCGGCGGGCGCCACTTCGAGGCGTACAGCGAGGACCCGTACCTGACCGGCGAGATCGGCTCCGGCTATGTCCAGGGCGTCCAGTCGGGTGGCGTCGGCACCACCGTCAAGCACTTCGTCGCCAACGACGCCGAGACCGACCGCTTCACGGTGAACAACCTGCTCTCCGAACGCGCCCTGCGTGAGCTGTACCTGGCCCCCTTCGAGGCCATCGTCGCCAATGCCCACCCCTGGGGCATCATGACCGCCTACAACACGGTCAACGGCACCACGATGACCGAGCACCACCACCTCGTGAACGAGATCCTGCGCGGCGAGTGGGGCTTCGACGGCTTCAACGTCTCCGACTGGACCGCCGCCCGCGACACGGTCGGCGCCATCGAGGGCGGTCTCGACGTCGCCATGCCCGGCCCCCGGACCGTGTACGGGGAGGCGCTCGCCGCCGCCGTCCGCGCGGGCGAGGTCGAGGAGGCCAAGGTCGACGACGCCGTCCGCAACGTCCTGCGGCTCGCCGCCCGAGTCGGCCTCCTGGAAGGCGCCGAGCCGGTCGTCACCGAACCGCCCCAGGCCGTGGACGGCGAGGCCCTGGCCCGCGAGATCGCCCGCCGCTCCTTCGTCCTCGTGCGCAACCAAGGGGCTCTTCCCCTCGGGGAAGGGCACGGCGAAGGGCACAAGGTCGCCCTGATCGGCGCCGCCGCCCGCGACGCCCGCGTCCTCGGCGGCGGCTCCGCCACCGTCTTCCCCTCCCGGGTCGTCCCGCCCCTCGACGGCCTCACCGCCGCCCTCCCCGAGGGCAGCCTCACGTACGCCGTCGGCGCCGACCCGAACGAGGAACTCGCCGTCGCCGACAAGGGGTTCACCCTGCGGGCCGTCTGCCGTGACCGGGCCGGCACGGTCATCGGCACCGGCTCGGCCCCCAACGGCCAGATCCAGTGGACGGGTGACGACCTCCCCGAGGGCGTCACCCACGCCACCCTCCACAGCGTCGAACTGACCGGCACCTTCACCCCGCGCGAGAGCGGCATCCACACCCTCGGTATCAAGGGAGTCGGCGCGTTCACGCTCACCGTCGACGGCACGGTCCACTTCGACGACATCCAGCGCAGCACGAAGGACGACCCCTTCGAGGCGTTCTTCGGCGCCCCCGTCGAGCGCGCCCAGGTGGATCTCGTCGCCGGTGAGACGTACGAGGTGGCGCTGCGGCACGTCATCGTCGTCCCCGAGGGCACGCCGCTGAAGGTGGTCGGCTTCGCGCTCGCCCACCAGGACCCGCGCCGCGACCCCGACGAACTCATCGCCGAGGCCGTCGAAGCCGCCCGCGCCGCCGACACCGCCGTCGTCGTGGTCGCCACCACCGACCGCGTCGAGTCCGAGGGCTTCGACCGCAAGGACCTGCGGCTGCCGGGCCGTCAGGACGAGTTGGTGCACGCCGTCGCCGCCGCCAACCCGAACACCGTCGTGGTCGTCAACGCCGGCTCACCGGTCGAGCTGCCGTGGCGCGAGGAGGTCGCGGCCGTACTGCTCAGCTGGTTCCCCGGCCAGGAGGGCGGCGCCGCCCTCGCCGACGTCCTCACGGGCGCCCACGAGCCCGGTGGCCGGCTGCCCACCACCTGGGGCTCCCTCACGGCCGCCCCGGTCACCCAGGTGGTCCCGGCCGACGGCGAACTCCCGTACACCGAGGGCGTGTTCATCGGCTACCGCGCCTGGGAGAAGGAGGGCAGGACCCCCTCGTACGCCTTCGGGCACGGCCTCGGCTACACAGACTGGACGTACGAGTCGATCGAGCTCGACGGCGGCGACGGTGGTGCCGGTTCCGGTTCGGGTACGACGGCCACGGTCCGTGTCCGCAACTCCGGTGCGCGTCCCGGGCGCGAGGTCGTCCAGGTCTATCTGGCGCCCGTCGAGGCCGACGCCGAGCGTCCGGCCCGATGGCTCGCCGCCTTCGCGGGCGTTGAGGCGGGCCCCGGCGAGAGCGTCGACGTCGGCCTCGTACTCCCGCGCCGGGCCTTCGAGGTCTGGGACGAGAGCACCGGAGCCTGGGTGTTTGTGAAGGGTTCGTACGAGGTTGCGGCGGGTCGCTCGATCAGTGACCGTCGGGTCTCGGCGACGATTAACGTCTGA
- a CDS encoding ACP S-malonyltransferase — MLVLVAPGQGAQTPGFLTPWLDLPGAADRLAAWSDAIGLDLARYGTQADADEIRNTAVAQPLLVAAGLLSAAALGDVAELGPGAVAGHSVGEITAAAFAGVLDATAALKLVRTRGLAMAEAAAITETGMSALLGGDPETTVPHLEKLGLTPANVNGGGQIVAAGTLEQLAALEADKPEGVRRVVALKVAGAFHTHHMAPAVETLARAAEALSPVDPKIAYVSNKDGKTVTTGTEVVQRLVGQVANPVRWDLCMETFQELGATALIEVCPGGTLTGLAKRALPGVKTLALKTPDDLDAARELIAEHASA, encoded by the coding sequence GTGCTCGTACTCGTCGCTCCCGGCCAGGGCGCTCAGACGCCTGGCTTCCTGACCCCTTGGCTCGATCTCCCCGGTGCCGCCGACCGCCTCGCCGCGTGGTCGGACGCCATCGGGCTCGACCTTGCCCGCTACGGCACGCAGGCAGACGCGGACGAGATCCGGAACACGGCTGTCGCGCAGCCGCTCCTGGTCGCCGCCGGTCTCCTCTCCGCCGCCGCGCTCGGTGACGTCGCCGAGCTCGGCCCCGGTGCCGTCGCCGGTCACAGCGTCGGTGAGATCACCGCCGCCGCGTTCGCGGGCGTGCTCGACGCCACGGCCGCGCTGAAGCTCGTGCGCACCCGGGGCCTGGCGATGGCCGAGGCAGCCGCGATCACCGAGACCGGAATGTCGGCGCTGCTCGGCGGGGACCCCGAGACCACGGTCCCGCACCTGGAGAAGCTCGGTCTGACCCCGGCGAACGTGAACGGCGGGGGCCAGATCGTGGCCGCCGGCACGCTGGAGCAGCTGGCCGCCCTGGAGGCGGACAAGCCCGAGGGCGTCCGCCGCGTGGTGGCCCTGAAGGTCGCCGGCGCGTTCCACACGCACCACATGGCGCCCGCGGTCGAGACGCTGGCACGGGCCGCCGAGGCCCTGAGCCCCGTGGACCCGAAGATCGCGTACGTCTCGAACAAGGACGGCAAGACCGTCACGACCGGCACCGAGGTCGTGCAGCGACTGGTCGGCCAGGTCGCGAACCCGGTCCGCTGGGACCTGTGCATGGAGACCTTCCAGGAGCTCGGCGCGACCGCGCTGATCGAGGTCTGCCCGGGTGGCACCCTGACCGGGCTGGCCAAGCGCGCGCTGCCGGGTGTGAAGACCCTGGCGCTGAAGACCCCCGACGACCTCGACGCGGCTCGCGAGCTCATCGCAGAGCACGCCTCCGCCTAA
- a CDS encoding aldose epimerase family protein — translation MHSEFFGTLPDGTPVHRWTLERAGVRVRILTYGGIVQSVEVPDRDGVRADVVLGFSDLDGYLTHTGPYFGALVGRYANRIAGGHFLLDGLTCHLAQNNPPNSLHGGERGFDKRVWDAEPVDHGLRLTRISPHGEEGFPGRLEVSVTYTLDEAGALGIAYEAVTDAPTVVNLTNHTYWNLAGTGNAGGHELRLDASRLTPVDADLIPTGALDAVDGTRFDFRAARKVGAGYDHNFVLDKGLTETAVEVAELYDPSSGRTLTVATTEPGLQLYTAEHLSDPFAPGDGVALETQHFPDSPNRPQFPSTELRPGEVYRSRTVYGFGVRGQ, via the coding sequence ATGCACAGCGAATTCTTCGGCACTCTTCCCGACGGCACCCCGGTCCACCGCTGGACGCTGGAGCGCGCCGGGGTGCGGGTGCGGATCCTGACGTACGGCGGGATCGTCCAGTCGGTCGAGGTCCCGGACCGGGACGGGGTGCGCGCGGACGTGGTGCTGGGGTTCTCCGACCTCGACGGCTATCTGACGCACACGGGGCCGTACTTCGGGGCGCTGGTCGGGCGGTACGCGAACCGGATCGCCGGCGGCCACTTCCTCCTCGACGGCCTCACCTGTCACCTGGCGCAGAACAACCCGCCCAACTCCCTGCACGGCGGGGAGCGCGGCTTCGACAAGCGGGTGTGGGACGCGGAGCCGGTCGATCACGGGCTGCGCCTCACCCGGATCTCCCCGCACGGCGAGGAGGGCTTCCCGGGCCGTCTGGAGGTCTCGGTGACGTACACACTGGACGAGGCGGGTGCGCTGGGGATCGCGTACGAGGCCGTCACGGACGCGCCGACCGTGGTGAACCTGACGAACCACACGTACTGGAACCTGGCCGGTACGGGCAACGCGGGCGGCCACGAACTCCGGCTGGACGCCTCACGATTGACGCCGGTCGACGCCGATCTGATCCCCACCGGGGCGCTGGACGCCGTCGACGGGACGCGGTTCGACTTCCGTGCGGCGCGGAAGGTCGGCGCCGGCTACGACCACAACTTCGTGCTCGACAAGGGGCTGACAGAGACCGCCGTCGAGGTCGCCGAGCTGTACGACCCGTCCTCCGGACGGACGCTGACCGTCGCGACCACCGAGCCCGGGCTCCAGCTGTACACCGCGGAGCACCTGAGCGACCCCTTCGCCCCCGGCGACGGCGTCGCGCTGGAGACCCAGCACTTCCCCGACTCCCCCAACCGGCCGCAGTTCCCGAGCACGGAACTGCGGCCGGGCGAGGTGTACCGGTCGCGGACCGTGTACGGGTTCGGCGTCCGCGGCCAGTAG
- a CDS encoding ketoacyl-ACP synthase III, whose product MSKIRPSKGAPYARILGVGGYRPVRVVPNEVILETIDSSDEWIRSRSGIETRHWASDEETVAAMSIEASGKAIADAGINADQIGAVVVSTVSHFSQTPAVATEIADKLGTQKAAAFDISAGCAGFGYGLTLAKGMIVEGSAEYVLVIGVERLSDLTDLEDRATAFLFGDGAGAVVVGPSEEPHIGPTVWGSEGDKAGTIKQTVPWDRFRIGDVSELPLDSKGEIKFPAITQEGQAVFRWAVFEMAKVAQQALDAAGITADDLDVFIPHQANERIIDSMVKTLKLPQHVTVARDVRTTGNTSAASIPLAMERLLATGEAKSGDTALVIGFGAGLVYAATVVTLP is encoded by the coding sequence ATGTCGAAGATCAGGCCCAGCAAGGGCGCCCCGTACGCGCGGATCCTGGGTGTGGGCGGCTACCGTCCCGTCCGGGTCGTGCCGAACGAGGTGATCCTCGAGACGATCGACTCCTCCGACGAGTGGATCCGCTCGCGCTCCGGCATCGAGACCCGCCACTGGGCCTCCGACGAGGAGACCGTCGCCGCGATGTCGATCGAGGCGTCCGGCAAGGCCATCGCCGACGCCGGGATCAACGCCGACCAGATCGGCGCCGTGGTCGTCTCGACCGTCTCGCACTTCAGCCAGACTCCGGCCGTCGCGACGGAGATCGCCGACAAGCTCGGCACACAGAAGGCCGCCGCCTTCGACATCTCCGCCGGCTGCGCGGGCTTCGGCTACGGCCTCACGCTCGCCAAGGGCATGATCGTCGAGGGTTCCGCGGAGTACGTCCTCGTCATCGGCGTGGAGCGGCTGTCCGACCTGACCGACCTGGAGGACCGTGCGACGGCCTTCCTGTTCGGTGACGGCGCGGGCGCGGTCGTCGTGGGCCCCTCCGAGGAGCCGCACATCGGCCCGACCGTGTGGGGCAGCGAGGGCGACAAGGCCGGCACGATCAAGCAGACCGTGCCGTGGGACCGTTTCCGCATCGGCGACGTGTCGGAGCTTCCGCTCGACTCCAAGGGCGAGATCAAGTTCCCTGCGATCACGCAGGAGGGCCAGGCGGTGTTCCGCTGGGCCGTGTTCGAGATGGCGAAGGTCGCCCAGCAGGCGCTGGACGCGGCCGGAATCACCGCGGACGACCTGGACGTCTTCATTCCCCACCAGGCCAACGAGCGGATCATCGACTCGATGGTGAAGACGTTGAAACTGCCGCAGCACGTCACGGTCGCGCGTGACGTACGCACCACCGGCAACACCTCGGCCGCCTCGATCCCGCTCGCGATGGAGCGGCTTCTGGCGACCGGCGAGGCGAAGAGCGGCGACACCGCGCTCGTCATCGGCTTCGGGGCGGGTCTCGTGTACGCCGCGACGGTCGTTACTCTCCCCTAG
- the fabF gene encoding beta-ketoacyl-ACP synthase II encodes MSSTNRTVVVTGIGATTPLGGDAASTWEGLVAGKSGVRALEQDWAADQAVRIAAQIAVEPGEVIPRPQARRLDRSAQFALIAAKEAWADAGFTDKAGDDASVDPDRLGTVIASGIGGVTTLLDQYDVLKEKGVRRVSPHTVPMLMPNGPSANVGLLVGARAGVHTPVSACASGAEAIGYAIEMIRTGRADVVVAGGTEAAIHPLPIAAFGNMMAMSKNNDDPQGASRPYDVARDGFVLGEGAGVLVLESAEHAAARGARVYAEAVGQGISADGHDIVQPEPEGRGISRALQNLLDNTDLDPAEIVHVNAHATSTPAGDVAELKALRKVFGDEADHMAVSATKSMTGHLLGGAGGVESVASVLALYNRIAPPTINVENLDPEAEANADIVRGEARKLPVEGRIAALNDSFGFGGHNVVLAFRTV; translated from the coding sequence GTGAGCTCGACCAATCGCACCGTGGTCGTCACCGGTATCGGCGCAACCACACCGCTGGGTGGCGACGCAGCCTCTACCTGGGAGGGCCTGGTCGCCGGCAAGTCCGGTGTCCGCGCCCTGGAGCAGGACTGGGCCGCCGACCAGGCGGTCCGTATCGCGGCGCAGATCGCCGTGGAGCCCGGCGAGGTCATCCCCCGCCCGCAGGCCCGCCGCCTCGACCGCTCGGCGCAGTTCGCTCTGATCGCCGCCAAGGAAGCCTGGGCCGACGCCGGTTTCACCGACAAGGCCGGCGACGACGCCTCCGTCGACCCGGACCGGCTCGGCACCGTCATCGCCTCCGGCATCGGTGGCGTGACGACGCTGCTCGACCAGTACGACGTGCTGAAGGAGAAGGGCGTTCGCCGCGTCTCCCCGCACACCGTTCCCATGCTCATGCCGAACGGCCCGTCCGCCAACGTGGGCCTGCTCGTCGGCGCCCGCGCCGGCGTGCACACCCCCGTCTCGGCCTGCGCCTCGGGCGCCGAGGCCATCGGCTACGCCATCGAGATGATCCGCACCGGGCGCGCCGACGTCGTCGTCGCCGGTGGCACGGAGGCGGCGATCCACCCGCTGCCCATCGCCGCGTTCGGCAACATGATGGCGATGTCCAAGAACAACGACGACCCGCAGGGCGCCTCGCGCCCCTACGACGTGGCCCGTGACGGCTTCGTCCTCGGTGAGGGCGCCGGCGTCCTCGTCCTGGAGTCCGCCGAGCACGCCGCGGCGCGCGGCGCCCGGGTGTACGCGGAGGCGGTCGGCCAGGGCATCTCCGCCGACGGCCACGACATCGTGCAGCCGGAGCCGGAGGGGCGCGGCATCTCCCGCGCCCTGCAGAACCTGCTCGACAACACCGACCTGGACCCGGCCGAGATCGTGCACGTGAACGCGCACGCGACCTCGACGCCCGCCGGTGACGTCGCGGAACTGAAGGCGCTGCGCAAGGTCTTCGGTGACGAGGCCGACCACATGGCGGTCTCCGCGACCAAGTCGATGACCGGTCATCTCCTCGGTGGCGCGGGGGGTGTGGAGTCGGTGGCGTCGGTGCTGGCGCTGTACAACCGGATCGCTCCGCCGACCATCAACGTGGAGAACCTCGACCCCGAGGCCGAGGCGAACGCCGACATCGTGCGCGGGGAGGCTCGCAAGCTGCCTGTCGAGGGCCGTATCGCGGCCCTGAACGACTCGTTCGGGTTCGGTGGGCACAACGTGGTGCTGGCGTTCCGTACGGTCTGA
- a CDS encoding DUF3145 domain-containing protein translates to MTTRGVLYVHSAPRALCPHVEWAVAGVLGTRVNLDWIRQPASPGTWRSEFSWKGEVGTASKLASALRGWQMLRFEVTAEPCPTAEGERYSCTPELGIFHAVTGIHGDILIPEDRLRAALLRSQRGESDLESDLAKLLGKPWDDELEPFRYAGEGAPVRWLHQVV, encoded by the coding sequence GTGACGACACGTGGAGTTCTCTACGTGCACTCCGCGCCCCGCGCGCTGTGCCCGCACGTCGAGTGGGCGGTCGCGGGCGTGCTCGGTACCCGCGTCAACCTCGACTGGATCCGGCAGCCCGCCTCGCCGGGCACCTGGAGATCCGAGTTCTCCTGGAAGGGCGAGGTGGGCACCGCCTCCAAGCTGGCCTCCGCGCTGCGCGGCTGGCAGATGCTGCGCTTCGAGGTCACCGCCGAACCCTGCCCCACGGCCGAGGGCGAGCGCTACAGCTGCACCCCCGAACTGGGCATCTTCCACGCCGTCACCGGAATCCACGGCGACATCCTGATCCCCGAGGACCGCCTGCGCGCCGCCCTCCTGCGCTCCCAGCGGGGCGAGAGCGACCTGGAGTCCGACCTCGCCAAACTCCTGGGCAAGCCCTGGGACGACGAGCTGGAACCCTTCCGCTACGCAGGCGAGGGTGCCCCGGTCCGCTGGCTCCACCAGGTGGTGTAA
- a CDS encoding acyl carrier protein — MAATQEEIVEGLAEIVNEIAGIPTEDVQLDKSFTDDLDVDSLSMVEVVVAAEERFDVKIPDDDVKNLKTVGDATDYILKHQA, encoded by the coding sequence ATGGCCGCCACTCAGGAAGAGATCGTCGAAGGTCTCGCCGAGATCGTGAACGAGATCGCCGGGATCCCCACCGAGGACGTCCAGCTGGACAAGTCCTTCACCGACGACCTGGACGTCGACTCGCTGTCCATGGTCGAGGTCGTCGTCGCCGCCGAAGAGCGCTTCGACGTCAAGATCCCGGACGACGACGTCAAGAACCTCAAGACCGTCGGCGACGCGACCGACTACATCCTCAAGCACCAGGCCTGA
- the fasR gene encoding fatty acid biosynthesis transcriptional regulator FasR produces the protein MPEPESSNTERPAHDIHAHSATLKRLEKSSGSLAAQAIARMDETLPWYRAMPPENRSWIGLVAQAGIAAFTEWFRHPNAPQAISTDVFGTAPRELTRAITLRQTVEMVRTTIEVMESAIDEVAAPGDESVLREALLVYAREIAFATAQVYAQAAEARGAWDARLESLVVNAVLSGEADEGAVSRAAALGWNSPEHVCVVLGTAPDGDSELTVEAIRRAARHAKLQVLTGVLGDRLVVIAGGNDNPLGVAKSLIGPYAAGPVVAGPIVPDLLAATRSAQAAAAGLKACFAWQDAPRPVLADDLLPERAIASDPSAREQLVEEIYRPLEEAGSALLETLSVYLEQASSLEGAARMLFVHPNTVRYRLRRVTDVTGWSPSDVRSAFTLRIALILGRLADGDPQA, from the coding sequence GTGCCCGAACCCGAATCCAGCAACACCGAGCGCCCAGCGCACGACATCCACGCGCACTCCGCGACCCTGAAGCGGCTGGAGAAGTCCTCCGGCAGTCTCGCCGCTCAGGCCATCGCGCGGATGGACGAGACGCTGCCGTGGTACCGGGCCATGCCACCGGAGAACCGTTCCTGGATCGGGCTCGTCGCTCAGGCCGGTATCGCGGCCTTCACCGAGTGGTTCCGGCACCCGAACGCCCCGCAGGCCATCTCCACCGATGTGTTCGGGACCGCGCCACGCGAGCTGACCAGGGCGATCACCCTGCGGCAGACCGTGGAGATGGTGCGGACGACCATCGAGGTCATGGAGAGCGCGATCGACGAGGTCGCCGCCCCGGGGGACGAGTCCGTACTGCGCGAGGCCCTGCTCGTGTACGCCCGGGAGATCGCCTTCGCCACCGCCCAGGTGTACGCGCAGGCCGCCGAGGCGCGGGGCGCCTGGGACGCCCGCCTCGAATCGCTCGTCGTGAACGCCGTGCTCTCCGGCGAGGCCGACGAGGGTGCCGTCAGCCGGGCCGCCGCCCTCGGGTGGAACTCGCCCGAACATGTCTGCGTGGTGCTGGGTACGGCGCCCGACGGTGACAGCGAGCTGACGGTCGAGGCGATCCGGCGGGCGGCCCGCCACGCCAAGCTCCAGGTGCTCACCGGTGTGCTCGGGGACCGGCTCGTGGTCATCGCGGGGGGCAACGACAATCCGCTCGGGGTCGCGAAGTCGTTGATCGGGCCGTATGCCGCCGGGCCCGTCGTCGCGGGGCCGATCGTGCCCGATCTGCTCGCCGCGACCCGCTCCGCGCAGGCCGCCGCCGCCGGGCTGAAAGCGTGTTTCGCCTGGCAGGACGCCCCGCGCCCGGTTCTGGCGGACGATCTGCTGCCGGAGCGCGCGATCGCCTCGGACCCCTCGGCCCGCGAGCAACTGGTGGAGGAGATCTACAGACCGCTCGAGGAGGCCGGCTCCGCGCTGCTGGAAACGCTCAGTGTCTATCTGGAACAGGCGAGCAGTCTCGAAGGCGCGGCCCGGATGCTCTTCGTTCACCCCAACACCGTGCGCTACCGGCTCCGACGTGTGACTGACGTCACCGGTTGGTCGCCTTCGGATGTACGATCCGCCTTCACACTGCGGATCGCGCTGATCCTGGGGCGTCTGGCCGATGGGGATCCTCAAGCCTAG
- a CDS encoding SGNH/GDSL hydrolase family protein, protein MRHRSHRARAVLAIASAALLGVAVAGCDAVGDNSPAPGGTTAKAFPKPTPAWDRSPKSMAAVGDSITRGFDACTVLSDCPEVSWATGSDTKVKSLAVRLLGQAGAAERSWNYAVTGARMADLPDQMTQAVTNKPELVTVMAGANDACRSSVSAMTPVAEFRAEFEDAMDTLRNALPKTQVYVSSVPDLKRLWSEGRSNPLGKQIWKLGICPSMLSDADSLTTAAMRRRTTVQDRVEAYNQVLKEVCTKDQHCRFDGGAVFDYRFGTDQLSHWDWFHPSRDGQARLAEMAYRVVTATKPVS, encoded by the coding sequence ATGCGTCACAGGAGTCACCGTGCTCGGGCCGTCCTCGCCATCGCGTCGGCGGCTCTCCTGGGTGTCGCCGTCGCCGGCTGCGACGCCGTCGGTGACAACTCCCCGGCGCCCGGGGGCACGACGGCCAAGGCGTTCCCGAAGCCGACCCCCGCCTGGGACCGCAGCCCGAAGTCGATGGCCGCCGTCGGGGACTCCATCACCCGCGGCTTCGACGCGTGCACCGTGCTGTCCGACTGCCCGGAGGTGTCCTGGGCGACGGGCAGCGACACGAAGGTCAAGAGCCTCGCCGTACGTCTGCTCGGGCAGGCCGGGGCGGCCGAACGCAGCTGGAACTACGCGGTGACCGGCGCCCGGATGGCGGATCTCCCCGACCAGATGACACAGGCCGTCACGAACAAGCCGGAGCTGGTGACCGTGATGGCGGGCGCGAACGACGCCTGCCGCTCGTCGGTGTCGGCGATGACCCCCGTCGCCGAGTTCCGCGCCGAGTTCGAGGACGCCATGGACACGCTGCGCAATGCGCTGCCCAAGACCCAGGTGTACGTGTCGAGCGTGCCGGATCTGAAGCGGTTGTGGTCCGAGGGGCGGAGCAACCCGCTGGGCAAGCAGATCTGGAAGCTGGGCATCTGCCCCTCGATGCTGAGCGACGCGGACTCCCTGACCACGGCGGCGATGCGGCGGCGCACGACGGTGCAGGACCGGGTGGAGGCGTACAACCAGGTCCTGAAGGAGGTGTGCACCAAGGACCAGCACTGCCGCTTCGACGGGGGCGCGGTCTTCGACTACCGCTTCGGCACGGACCAGCTGAGCCACTGGGACTGGTTCCACCCGAGCAGGGACGGGCAGGCGCGGCTCGCGGAGATGGCCTATCGGGTGGTGACGGCGACGAAGCCGGTGAGCTAG
- a CDS encoding pirin family protein, with amino-acid sequence MMDVRRADERYHGGDPDAGITSFHAFSFGPHYDPDNLRFGAVIACNEESLAPGAGFDEHPHSHTEIVTWVVEGELTHRDSAGHESVVRPGDVQRLSSAGGVRHVERNDGSVPLVFVQMWLAPLSPGGEPSYEVVHGIADSTPYAVPEAGAMFHVRRLAAGERTAVPDAGFVYVHVVRGEVLLDGEELGPGDAARITDAKDLEAVAGAPAELLLWEMTPTI; translated from the coding sequence CTGATGGACGTACGGCGCGCCGACGAGCGCTACCACGGAGGTGACCCGGACGCCGGGATCACCTCCTTCCACGCCTTCTCCTTCGGACCGCACTACGACCCCGACAACCTCCGCTTCGGTGCGGTGATCGCCTGCAACGAGGAGTCGCTCGCGCCCGGCGCCGGCTTCGACGAACATCCGCACAGCCACACCGAGATCGTGACGTGGGTGGTGGAGGGGGAGCTGACCCATCGCGACTCGGCGGGCCACGAGTCGGTGGTCCGCCCCGGAGACGTCCAGCGGCTCAGCTCCGCGGGCGGCGTCCGGCACGTGGAACGCAACGACGGCTCGGTCCCCCTCGTCTTCGTCCAGATGTGGCTGGCCCCGTTGTCACCCGGCGGCGAACCGTCCTACGAAGTCGTCCACGGCATCGCGGACTCCACGCCGTACGCCGTCCCCGAAGCCGGGGCGATGTTTCATGTGCGGAGGCTGGCGGCGGGGGAACGGACGGCGGTGCCGGATGCCGGGTTCGTGTACGTCCATGTCGTCCGGGGTGAAGTGCTCCTGGACGGCGAGGAACTGGGCCCCGGCGACGCGGCCCGCATCACCGACGCCAAGGACCTGGAAGCGGTGGCGGGCGCCCCGGCGGAACTGTTGCTGTGGGAGATGACCCCCACGATCTGA